Genomic DNA from Candidozyma auris chromosome 1, complete sequence:
agaagtttggATCAGAATTAGGCGTTGAAGGGTACCAGTCCTCATACTCAACCAGCTCAATAAGCAGCTCTAATTTTTGATCTACCATCTTAAAGACGGTATTTTCTGAAATCTTTCTGGCTTCGGTAAATAGATGAAGGGCTCGCAATTGGAACTGGGCGTCTGCGTCGATGTTCAGAAGGCCAATGCCATTGTACTTTCTTAGCTTTGAGTCGAGAAGCTGGCCAATTTCATACAAGCTGTATAGGTAGTATTCCAAATTGGAATAACTTTGTGCAACGATTTCCTTATTGTCTtcgttctttttgatgaattgtGTTATATCGTGACAGATACCCACTCCAGGTTCGTTTCCCAAAACCTTTTCGAATATGTCTTCAACGATGATTCGATTGATTTCATTTAGGTCGTAATTATATTGACGTGAAATAAAATCCAAAATATCTTGCATAAGCGCTCTAATACCCAAACAATAGTGAACATAATCTTCACTAAAGGGGAAGGAAACAGGCATGGATTTGACATTTTTTGGAGCAAAGCTAGCTTCCGCATGGTACCAGCAAATTTTCATCACGTTGTCATAATCCTCTCTGTCAGAAACACCCAAAGGCATGTAGTGGTCGGACTGTATGGATTCCAAAAACTCGTGCCTGAAATGCTCAATCAACATGGCTCCAAAATAGTCTCTGAAAATGATGATCATAATCTCATAAAGTTCAGTAGTCCTGTAGTTACTGTTCTCCATCACCTGAAGAAAGTGTCCTAGACACTCCTTGAAATCAGCAAGAAGCTCTAAGTCATCTCGCAGCCACTTTCGCGTTTGCAAGAAGTTTAATAGAACCGGTTTGAGCTTGAGCACATAGGAGTCCCACAAATCATCCGCCGTTCCATTTGAGCGAAGCTCGAATCTCGTCTTAGTATTCAACTCTTTGTCGGCAATGAAAAAAGCTGCGATCTTCCTGAGGTACGTTTCCAAACTATTCAAGTCAGGAAACAGTACGGCGCTTTCCAAGCTAGGAGTTGATCTATCGTATGTTTTGCTGGCGGAAAGGGTGATAGGGTGGATAATCTTCCTGTACTTTTCCATCCATTCCTTGTGGTACGCCGTCGATAGGGTTCCAGCATCTTTCAAGGAGTTGTACACGAGAATACAATCGTAGACCGGTTTTAAAGGTATTCCGAGCTCCTGATTTTCAAATACTTGGAAGGACAATTGGGGATCTCTCATAGAGATCTCAATTGGCGAGTTGAGTCTGTGTGGTAGAAGATATCTGTTACGGGGATCATTTCGTAGAGACTCCCAGTGCTCTTCGAGCTTGTACAAGTTTTCGTAAAGATGATCTCCAATCCTGTCGATCTTACGCTCAAGGTGGGTGGTGAGCCACAGCTTCAAACTGTCGAAGgactcctccttgatcatATTTGTCATGTGGGGAATGGAGTTGTAGATTTtcacagaaaaagaaaaatccTTAACTTTGGGCAAATGAACTGTCTGAAGCTCATCAATTAATTTCAAGGCACTGAAGGATTTCTGctgcttgatgagctctAAGATTTTGTTGTCGATCTCGAGAACTTGATTACACATGTTCAAAGTAGTGATCGTTTCATTAACTTTGCTGGCAGTCTCTTTGCTCTTTATAAGAGCCTTTTTCCGAGCAACCAATTCCAACGCCGATTTATTCAAATGCAAGTTCACGTGTTGCATAGTCTTGCTAAGATTTGCCGATTCGTGCGATACGCCGTCAATGGCGTTGATGCACTTGTTGATATCACGGGTTGACCCCAACGAGATCTCATTGAGCTCTGTGTCCTTCTGTTTGACAATTTCATTGAGCTTGCGAAtgaattcttgaagagcattGGCTTTCAATGCATCCTTGATGAGTGGAGCCAAGCTGTCCAAATAGTCCTCCGAGTCCAAAGTAGTCTGGAAAACGTCTGCATCTCGAATAAACAATTTCTCGAGTTGCACTGTGTCTATATCAAACTTGGCCTTAGCAGTGGTTCCGTTGGTAGTGGTCGAATTGGTGACTTTTGAAGGTGCCATAGCTACTGCGCCAGTAGTGTTAGTAGCGGTTTTGGTGATATCTGGAGTATTTAGTGCGCACTACCGGGAGCCTACTTGAGAAGGTCAGAGTATACGAAAGCTGAATACAGAAAAACTACTTCTGATGATTCCGAATAATGTATTGGTTATCGGCCCGCCAAACTCGGGTAAAATACGTCTAGCACAATGCTTTTCTAAGGACGTTGATACAACAAGCATACCCAAAGAATCTCACTCTGGTCTCATATATCGCTGCGAGCTCAACACCAAGTATTACAAGACGCTGGTTAATTTGCTTATTGAAGAGTGTCCTGAAGAAAGACCAAGCGACACTGATAAGTTTATCGAGGGTCTTGATCAGTGGTACAAAGGCTTTGTGTCTGAAGAATACGTAGAGCTCAGAGAAGCGTTAGATGGAGTCATTTTCACAATGAATTCTAATTCAGTACTGGTGCTGGACTGGGAAATGATCATGGACCAGTATACTCGAATTAAGGAGTCTCTTGATGAGAGTATATTCTCTGT
This window encodes:
- the SEC15 gene encoding Rab GTPase-binding exocyst subunit SEC15 gives rise to the protein MAPSKVTNSTTTNGTTAKAKFDIDTVQLEKLFIRDADVFQTTLDSEDYLDSLAPLIKDALKANALQEFIRKLNEIVKQKDTELNEISLGSTRDINKCINAIDGVSHESANLSKTMQHVNLHLNKSALELVARKKALIKSKETASKVNETITTLNMCNQVLEIDNKILELIKQQKSFSALKLIDELQTVHLPKVKDFSFSVKIYNSIPHMTNMIKEESFDSLKSWLTTHLERKIDRIGDHLYENLYKLEEHWESLRNDPRNRYLLPHRLNSPIEISMRDPQLSFQVFENQELGIPLKPVYDCILVYNSLKDAGTLSTAYHKEWMEKYRKIIHPITLSASKTYDRSTPSLESAVSFPDLNSLETYLRKIAAFFIADKELNTKTRFELRSNGTADDLWDSYVLKLKPVLLNFLQTRKWSRDDLELLADFKECLGHFLQVMENSNYRTTELYEIMIIIFRDYFGAMLIEHFRHEFLESIQSDHYMPLGVSDREDYDNVMKICWYHAEASFAPKNVKSMPVSFPFSEDYVHYCLGIRALMQDILDFISRQYNYDLNEINRIIVEDIFEKVLGNEPGVGICHDITQFIKKNEDNKEIVAQSYSNLEYYLYSLYEIGQLLDSKLRKYNGIGLSNIDADAQFQLRALHLFTEARKISENTVFKMVDQKLESLIESVEYEDWYPSTPNSDPNFFILDFSLFLENMFNSIFSNLPSSFRTLGLFRSYDFVAKKFLEILKNARGYNRIAIQNFDLDVKHLEQSMAALPVPGNTAEQGGAVALQSTFTELRQAIDILLLDDYDEYIKNSSFRMRRFDRVKYEDAMSLIRKMQKEEDSQDEDAFARSDGIHSPSGEGLERENSVFENSAARFQRWASSRRPNRGQ